A window of the Parvularcula bermudensis HTCC2503 genome harbors these coding sequences:
- a CDS encoding PaaI family thioesterase, whose product MTTILIDPQFCGPRLSGNGGYVSGLLASIIGGPAETRLSAPPPLATPLDVASEGERVVLRQGEAMIGWARPAQPEVTSPPRPSSEALSAARQHYLDWAEEGHYLPYCFVCGHKRRPGEALRIFAGPIDGTPVNADLWQPDTSLAAADGLVDTPFLWAALDCPSAHSLRLAPGTLVLLAGMTAQIYRRPAPGEALVAAGWPVESRGRRHRADSALLDEAGEPIAVANALWVTVPPQLFASLTAENADNAPFNSPYVEGDDR is encoded by the coding sequence GTGACGACGATCCTTATCGACCCCCAATTTTGCGGACCACGCCTGAGCGGCAATGGTGGTTATGTCAGCGGTCTCCTCGCCTCGATCATCGGGGGGCCGGCTGAAACCCGCCTGTCTGCGCCGCCGCCGCTTGCCACACCGCTCGATGTCGCGTCGGAGGGGGAGCGGGTCGTGCTGCGCCAAGGGGAGGCCATGATCGGCTGGGCCAGGCCGGCGCAGCCCGAGGTGACCTCGCCTCCTCGTCCCTCGTCCGAGGCCTTAAGCGCCGCCCGCCAGCATTATCTCGATTGGGCCGAGGAGGGGCATTATCTTCCCTATTGCTTCGTCTGCGGACATAAGAGGCGACCGGGGGAGGCGCTGCGGATCTTTGCCGGGCCAATCGACGGGACGCCGGTGAATGCGGATCTTTGGCAACCGGACACATCCCTGGCGGCAGCAGATGGTCTTGTGGATACGCCCTTCCTATGGGCGGCCCTTGATTGCCCCTCAGCCCATTCGCTTCGCCTCGCGCCCGGCACCCTCGTCCTTCTTGCGGGCATGACGGCCCAAATCTATCGCCGACCGGCACCGGGGGAGGCCTTGGTCGCCGCTGGCTGGCCGGTGGAAAGCCGTGGGCGGCGCCACCGGGCCGACAGTGCGCTTCTCGACGAAGCGGGGGAGCCCATCGCCGTTGCCAATGCGCTGTGGGTGACCGTCCCGCCTCAATTATTTGCGTCATTGACCGCCGAGAATGCGGACAATGCGCCCTTCAATTCCCCCTATGTGGAAGGAGACGATCGATGA